The genomic interval CCTGACGCGTAAGGTTCTGGAGCAGCATGGTGTTCCGGTGGCACCGGGTGAGGTGGTGACAACTTTAGAAGGATGGAAAACGGAGGTTCCTCTGGTGGTGAAACCGCCGCGGGAGGGTTCGAGTGTGGGGTGTCATCTGGTATTTGATGAGGCGGATCGGGAGGGGGCTTTTGCGGATGCGCGGCGGTTTTCGGATGAGGTGCTGGTGGAGACGTATATTCCGGGGCGTGAGTTGACCGTTGGGGTGGTGAACGGGCAGGTGCTTCCGGTGGTGGAGATTATTCCGGAGTCGGAGTGGTATGATTTTGAGGCGAAGTATGTAACGGGTGATACGCGTTATGTCTGCCCGGCGGAGCTGGGGGCGGAGATTACGACGGAGCTGCAGACGCTGGCGTTGCGGACTTTCCGGGCATTGGGGGCGGATACGTTCGGGCGGGTGGATTTTCGGCTGTCGTCGGAAAACCGGCCGTATGTGCTGGAGCTGAATGCGATTCCGGGGTTTACGGCGACGAGCCTGCTGCCGAAGGCGGCGGAGGTGGCCGGCATCGGTTTTTCCGAGCTTTGCTGTAGCATCATGGAGCGGGCTCATCTATAGTGCCGGGATTGATTCAGGGGCTGGTTTACATGGCGGCGGTAAAGAAGAAAACAACACGGAAAAAAGCACATTATGTGCGGGCGAAAAAGCGCGGGGTGGATGGTGGAACCCGGGCGCGCCGTACCGTTTCGATTGTTTTTCTGTTATTGGTTGTCGGGGCGATCGGCTACGGTATTTTTTCAGGCTTTAAATGGATCGGTTATAAGCTTTATGCGGGCAATCCGCGTTTTGAAATCCAGCATCTGGAGATCTCCAGCAATGGAAAGCTGAAGGAGGATTTTATCCGCGAAACGACAGGACTTCGTGAGGGGATGAACCTTTGGGAGCTGACGTTCGGGGAGATTGAGGAGAAACTGCTGGGGGTTTCGCAGGTGGAGTCGGTCCGCCTTGAACGTAAGCTGCCGCATACGCTGATTGTGGAGGTGAAGGAGCGCGTGGCTGTTGCCCGGATTGAAGGGGTTAAAAAGCGCGGGCTTCCGTTGCGTGTTGATCGCTATGGCTATATTATGCCGCCTTCGATAAAGTCTAAGGATCTGCCGCTGATCAAGGGACTTGATTCTGAACTTGTTATGGGAGAGCCGGTGGGGGTTACCGATGTGGATACGGCGTTGAAAATTATCGGTACCTGTGAGAGCTCGGGTTATTTGAGGACTTATATCCGGATTGAGACGCTGGACCTGAAATATTCGGACTTTATTGATATGCGGCTGCACGGGGATATCCGTGTGAGGATGCCGCGGTTTTCGCTTAAACCCAAACTGCAGAATCTGGCTACGATAATTAAAATCGCCAATGGCCAGGGGCAGCGGGTGAAGGAAGTTGATTTAACGCTTGATTCGGCCAAAGTGCCGGTGACCTATTATTGACCGGTAAACGATGGCTCTTGACGCAACGGCAGTTCTGGAAATCGGTACAAGTACCGTTCGCACCATGGTGGGCGAGGTGCGGGATGATGATGTGGTGTCGATTATCGGCATCGGTGAAACGCAGGCGCGCGGTATCCGTAAGGGTGAGATTTATAACCGCGATGATGCGATCAAGTGTGTACGCAAAGCGATCAAAGCGGCCGAGGAAAACCGGCGTAAGAGTATTCATTCGATTATGCTGATCACCTCGGGAGGGCAGGCGATGGCCAAAAAGAGCACTGGTTTTCATCGACTGGTGGATCCGCTGGAGAACCGGCTGTCGGAAGTGGATGAGCACGATCTGGAAGAGGTTGTGGAAATCGCACGCAAGGTGGCGTTGCCGGATAACCGCATTAAGCTGCATACGTTGCAGCAGTATTTTCAGCTTGATGATACGGTTAATATCACCAATCCGATTGGTATGGCCGGCGAGGAACTACGGGTGGATATGCTCACGATCCATGCCAAACGCAGTGCTGTGGATAATTTCCGTAAACTGGTGGACGACGCGCCGATAGCCTGCACCGATGCGGTGTTCAGCGGGCTGTGTGCTGCGATAGCGGTGGTGACCGAAGAGCAGAAAAAAGCCGGTGTTCTGGTTATAGATATCGGCGGCGGTACAACGGATTTTACATTGTATCATGACGGTTTCATTCAGGCGGCCGGTTCGTTTGCGGTGGGCGGAGACCATGTGACCAACGATATTTCCGTAGGGCTGCAGATTCCGTTGGGGCAGGCGGAGCTGGTGAAACAGAAGGACGGCAGTGCGCTGACTAATCTGATGGAGCGGGATCATAATATTTCCATTCCTGCGGCGGCCCAGGGCTTCAGTGGGAAAATGGTGCGGGCGGTGACGCTGAATACGATCATTAATGCCCGTATGGAGGAGATTTTCACGTTGGTGAAGGAAGCGGTTGAAGTGCAGTCGCCCAATGTTCCGCTGAGTGCCGGCGTGCTGCTTACCGGTGGAGGTTCATTCCTGAACGGGGCGCGAGATTTGGGACAGAAGGTTTTTAATGTTCCCTGCACGCATGGGAAACCGTTCAATGTACATGGGCTTCCTTCGGCCAAGGATGCGCCGCTTTATGCCTCGCATGTGGGGGCTATCCGTTATGCTGCATCACTTAACCGTCCTGTGGAAAAACGTTCGTTGGGACGAACGCTGCTGAACCTGTTCTGGGGAGGAACTGATGAGTGATCATATGACGGGACCGCATCGGGTCCCGGTTCCCAAGATGCTCGTGATGGGCGTGGGTAGCAGTGGAGCCCGGGCTGTGGCGGCTATGGTTGCTTTAAATCCGGAAATTCAGGCCGTTGCCATCGATACCGACACCAAGGTGCTGGATGCGCTGGGTATGTCGAATATGATCCATGTGGGTGCCACTATTACGCGCGGGCTCAGTTCCGGCGGGGATGTGGAGCTGGGCCGACAATCAATTGAAAAGGATTCTTCCAATATCCGCAAACAGCTCAGGAAGGTTGATCTGCTTGTGATTGTGGCGGGCTGGGCGGCGGAACCGGATCCGGTGCGGTGCCGGTGATTACCCGTATTGCGCGCGAAGCCGGCGCTTTGGTCCTGACGATGGTAACCATGCCCTTCAAATTTGAAGGAGTGAAAATCCGCCGTATTGCAGAGGATACTCTGACGCGTATCCGAACACATTCAGATGCTATTATCCAGATTCAGAATGAGCGTCTAGTGAATCGTTCCGATGCGGAACTTCCGGTGGAACAGGCGTATGCCCGAAGCCATCAGGTGATGATGGATGGAATTTTTTCAATCAGCCGGCTGTTGAACTGTCGCGGCGTGGTGGGGCTGGATTTTGCGTGTATTCATACCATGTTGAGAAACTGCGACGGCTTCTGCCATTTTGCGAGTGCCGACAGTACCGGAGAGGGCCGGGCTGATGCGGTGGTGGAAGCGTTGACCACGCATCGTCTTCTGAATAAGGGACGCATGCTGGAGGCCGCAGAGGGTATTGTGATCGGGCTGACCGGAGGTACAGATCTGAAACTCGTAGAGGTCGATGGAATCCTTTCCAAACTGCAGGAAAAACTTCCGGACGGCGTGTGGATCAATTTCGGGGTGGCTATTGATCCGGCGTTTGAGGGCCGTCTTTCAGCTATTGTTCTGGTGGCTGAAACGTGGAAGGAGCCGCTGGTGGATACTCACCGTCAGCGGGACCTGTTCTATAGGAGCAGCAACCCGGCGCAGGGAGAACTCCTGCTGGAATCTACCGGAAAAGGGGAATTTATTCATACGGATCCGACCATTCACAATAACGAAGATCTGGATGTGCCTACCTACATTCGCAGGGATATCAAACTCCCCAGATAGGCGGAATAAGTACTTGTCAGGTTTATTAACTGTATGGAAATACCTTCGAAGGTGTGGAAATTAATACCGGAAAATATAACAAATATTCAGTATTATTATCACTCCTTCGAAAGTGTTGTGGAAGCAGATGCGTCTACTGCATAAAAAAGTTGCTGGCTTTTTCGTGTCCAATAGTGCTGCTGTCCCCGTGTCCCGGAAAAATCTGAATTTCATCGGGGAGCTGTTTCAGTTTCTTCAGTGAATCTTTCATCTGTTTCGGATTTCCGCCGGGAAGATCGGTGCGTCCGCATGAACCTTTAAACAGGGTATCGCCTGTGAGCATGATTCGGCTTTCAGGAAACAAGAGACAGCATCCCCCGGGTGTGTGGCCAGGTGTTTCCAGGCATTGG from Verrucomicrobia bacterium S94 carries:
- a CDS encoding D-alanine--D-alanine ligase; this translates as MSEHEFSRVAVLKGGVSSERGISLKSGAAIAQGLRDGGYDVTEIDIQSEDFQIPDGIDAVFVALHGRFGEDGGIQRKLVEMKVPFTGSSAESSRISFDKILTRKVLEQHGVPVAPGEVVTTLEGWKTEVPLVVKPPREGSSVGCHLVFDEADREGAFADARRFSDEVLVETYIPGRELTVGVVNGQVLPVVEIIPESEWYDFEAKYVTGDTRYVCPAELGAEITTELQTLALRTFRALGADTFGRVDFRLSSENRPYVLELNAIPGFTATSLLPKAAEVAGIGFSELCCSIMERAHL
- the ftsA gene encoding cell division protein FtsA gives rise to the protein MALDATAVLEIGTSTVRTMVGEVRDDDVVSIIGIGETQARGIRKGEIYNRDDAIKCVRKAIKAAEENRRKSIHSIMLITSGGQAMAKKSTGFHRLVDPLENRLSEVDEHDLEEVVEIARKVALPDNRIKLHTLQQYFQLDDTVNITNPIGMAGEELRVDMLTIHAKRSAVDNFRKLVDDAPIACTDAVFSGLCAAIAVVTEEQKKAGVLVIDIGGGTTDFTLYHDGFIQAAGSFAVGGDHVTNDISVGLQIPLGQAELVKQKDGSALTNLMERDHNISIPAAAQGFSGKMVRAVTLNTIINARMEEIFTLVKEAVEVQSPNVPLSAGVLLTGGGSFLNGARDLGQKVFNVPCTHGKPFNVHGLPSAKDAPLYASHVGAIRYAASLNRPVEKRSLGRTLLNLFWGGTDE
- a CDS encoding FtsQ-type POTRA domain-containing protein encodes the protein MPGLIQGLVYMAAVKKKTTRKKAHYVRAKKRGVDGGTRARRTVSIVFLLLVVGAIGYGIFSGFKWIGYKLYAGNPRFEIQHLEISSNGKLKEDFIRETTGLREGMNLWELTFGEIEEKLLGVSQVESVRLERKLPHTLIVEVKERVAVARIEGVKKRGLPLRVDRYGYIMPPSIKSKDLPLIKGLDSELVMGEPVGVTDVDTALKIIGTCESSGYLRTYIRIETLDLKYSDFIDMRLHGDIRVRMPRFSLKPKLQNLATIIKIANGQGQRVKEVDLTLDSAKVPVTYY